Genomic DNA from Telopea speciosissima isolate NSW1024214 ecotype Mountain lineage chromosome 2, Tspe_v1, whole genome shotgun sequence:
aaagaaaaacaagattaCACATTAAGATATTGATTCAatgctttttatattttttatagaAAGATTGTCCAAGTTCCTTTCTCTTCCCCAAaactccctccctctcttcACAATCGCCCTTTCAccattcctctctctcccccccccccccctcccccacatcAAGTTATGGTGGTTTCATGGAACTTGCTGGAGTTATCTCCACTTTCCTCACGTAAAGATAGGAGGCCGTCAAAATGTCTTTGCATTGACCATGAAATTTTTTGATGTGATTTATATCTCTAAATGTTGATGAATTTTTTGAATAAAGTATAGATAGAATAGCCCTTGAAATGGGACAAGAGTATTAAGTATCTCCATGTATGCACATCTCTGCAACATTGAATCTGTTTTTTAGTATTTCTCTGAGCAAATTTCTCAAAACCAAGCCTTCTAATTTAGCCATACCATGGTTATCATATAAACTCTGACTCGAGCATTCAGAAACTTTGATCTCTGCCTCTAATCCATGAAACTTTTATTTAAACTCTGAAGACATAATCCATTTGTATCCTTTTAATGTCAGCTCTCTATGGCCCTAGAACCTAAATACTTATACTTTATTTAAAAACGGTGTAAAATAGGATCTAATTCCTAGGTCATCCTTCCATCTGGGTCTTTCAAGTTATTTGTTGTTTCCTGCTGTTTTGAGTAGATAACATGAAAGTTTTGTAGAGTATTATCCTCATTTATGGTTCATGAATCTCATGTTTTCTGATTCAGCTGACAAGATGTGCATTGAGGACTCCAATAGTAGGGTGGGTCCTGATGCTATTGCGCTGAAGAGTGGTTGGGATGAGTATGGCATTGCCTATGGAAAATCGACCAGAAATGTTCACATCAAAGGGGCTTACCTTCAAGTTTCTACAGGTTCTGCCCTTTCTTTTGGTAGTGAGATGTCTGGTGGCATCTCTGGCATTGTTTTGGGGGGCCTGCACATACAAAATTCCTTCACTGGTATTTCATTCAAGACTACCAATTGCAGACGCGGATACATGAAAGACATTATATCATATTTAGAAATGGTAATTGTGAACATGGCACTCAAAGCCACGAGTCAATTTGGATCCCACCCAGATGACAAGTTTGATCCAAATGCTCTGCCAGTTATTAATCACATCACCTAGAAAAAACGTCGTTGGCAAAAGCATCACGGGTGCTGGAGAACTAGCAGGAATTCAAGCCTCCCTAGAAGGGTTTTAAAACCAGGAATCAGTGATGGAATTGGCCCTACCGATACCGATTCAGGTCGGATCATAATCAGCTGGAATCGGTCCCAATAACACTAGAATACACCATAACTCATTGATTCAGGGGGAATCTTGGCAAGAATATTAAGATTGATAGGTTGCCATGAGACTGTTGACATCAATATATATTGACCGAATATTGAGTTTACTCTCAATATTCGGTTTTCTCTCATTTCCATAtagatattatcacatgtgcacTCCTTACCATCTttgtattatcacatgtgcaTTGCATAGTTTGCATATCTTATCCTTTGTAATCTTTGCATATCTTCATATCATATATCTTGTAATCTTTGCATATCATATCTCCATGCATATCTCTTGTAATCCTCCTTGTATCCCCtattatcgcatgtgataatagacTAGGATATCTCCATACCATACATAGAATCATGGGTGTACAAATACGTTTGATCCTCCATAGAGAGGTGGCAATGCAATACACAATATTCTATCCTAACATGGTATCCAGAGCTAGAAGGCCAACACCCTCTTGCTAGCCgatccacctttttttttttcttcatcttctcttctcctacCATGACTTTACCACATACAGATGACGCGTCCTCTATGACTGCCACCACCACAAATGCTTCTAAGCTTCTCCCTAATGTCCACCATTATGTCTCTCTCAAGCTGACGCCAAATAATTACTTAGCATGGCGCAAGCAACTAGTGGCATTTCTCAAAGGCCAGCGCTTATTTTCTTATGTTGATGGAAGTAACCCATGCCCAACTGAGGCTGCTGCCATGGCCGATTGGCAGCAGCAAGATGCAACGATTACCAGTATGctcctctcatctctctctgaAGAGGTCTATGCACTGGTTCTTGATAAGGACACTAGCCATGAGATCTGGACAACGATCCAATCCACTTATGGCTCCACTTCATCCACTAGATTGATGAATCTCAGCACATCCTTACACAATCTTCAACAGAAACCTAATGAGTCAATTGCGGCTTATCAACAGCGTGCTAAGATCATTGCACATGAATTTGCAGCAACTGGAAACCCTTTGAAACTTGTAGATTTCAACAATTATGTTCTTCGTGCTCTTGTTTCAGATATGCAGGGCATGGTGGCACCCATCTTGGCTCGGCAGGAGCCCCCATCGTTTTCAGAACTGAGTAGCCTATTACTCAGTCATGAAAGTATAcaatcttttaaaaaaatgcaGATCACTGACACTACCTCCTCTACCCCACCATCGGCTAACACTGCCCAAAGGAACCCTTCCTCAGATTCGGGTCCCTCTCCTGGCTGATCCTCTCCAAGGGGTAGGGGTCGAGGTGGTCGCTTTGGACGTGGTGGTAGGTTTGGCCGTGGTTACTCTGGTGGTCATGGTAACCTGTTTTGCACCACTTGCAACCGAACAAATCATGTTGCCCAATATTGCtactacaaaaatgcccaaacCCAAGGCTTCCCATCACCCTATAATCCGAATCATACTCACCCATCACCAGTAGCCCACTATACCCATCCCCCTTTACTACCAACACCATCATACCCGCCCACCTATCAACCTTCCTCCTCCCTCACCTGGTACCCGAATACTGAAGCTACTCATCATGTGACTCCAGATATCCAATCCTTGAACTCCCATGATGCGTATGGTGGTTCCGATCAATTGCATGTTCGGAATGGTAAGGGACTGCCCATACACAATATTGGTTCTTCCACACTACCTTCTTTCTATGCATCttgttcttttaatttaaaTTCCATTTTGCATGTTCCTCAAATTTCCAAGTCTTTGCTCTCAGTTCAAAAGTTTGCTAAAGACAATGATgtatattttgaatttcacccttctttttttcttgtcaaGGGTCGCACAACCAGGAACACACTCCTGTCCGGACCGAGTAGTGGCGGCCTTTATCAGCTCTCTTCCACCAAAAATTCTGCTCCTAATGTTCATGTGGCTGAATGTTTAAACTATGATAGGTGGCATCAACGGATGGGACACCCACATGAAACCGTCCTTCGTTCCATTATTAAAGTCAATAATTTGTCGTGGCAGTTCACACGACACTCTGGTGTTTGTTCTTCGTGTCAATTAGGGAAATCTCATCGCTTTAATTTAAAGGAAACATACACTCATAATTTATTTCCGCTTGATTTTATTCAcagtgatgtgtggggtccatcCCATGTCCCATCCCCTGATGGTTACcgttattttgttatttttgttgatgactgCACCAATTATATATGGTTCTACCCGCTTGCCAATAAATCTGATGCTTTTTTTgtctttgaaaattttcaattacttGTTGAACGGACCTTTGACAGAAAAATTAAGGCCATACAAACCGATTGGGGGGgtgaatttaaaaaattatcatCCTATTTTCAGCGCATTGACATTCAACATCGTGTCTCCGCTCCGCATACCCATGAACAACAGGGGTTTGTGGAACGAAGGCACCGCCATATCGGTGAAACTGGGCTCACTCTCCTTGCCCACTCCTCTGTTCCCCAACGGTATTGGCCTTTTGCTTTTGACACTATAGTCTACTTGATAAATAGCATGCCTTCTCGTGAATCAAATAATATCTCCCCTTATCAACTCATCCATCACCAGGTCCCTAATTATTCTTTTTTACGCACCTTTGGGTGTCTCTGTTACCCATATCTTAGACCTTACAACTCATGTCAAATGGACTTCCGCTCCAAACCTTGTGTTTTCCTTGGGTACAGTCCATCACATGCCACCTATCGATGTTTACATGTGGCCACTAATAGGTTGTATATTGTCCGCCATGTCCGGTTTGATGAGTCAGTCTTTCCTTTTCAATCTTCAACCACTATGGAATCTCCTACTCAACCCGTAATTCCCTGCCCTTCTCCATGGGCTTCGGCTCCTCTACATACACATCCCATGCCTTCACCACTTGCAATAATGGCACCACCATCCCCTCCCCAACGGTCTCCCATTATTCCCCTCCCCAACAACCACCCACCCACACCCAACACCCAACACCCAACACCCATACACCCTCACCACTACCAACACCTtccccaaccaaccaaccaactcCACCTAGCCCACCCAGACGTACACGCCCCCTCCACGAATTATATGCCGAAACTTCTCCAACCTCCCCTACACCATCCCCACCTCAACCGAACCatcaccaccccacccccctccACCACCAACCAGGTTGCATCACATGACCTTACGCACTTCTACACGATCTATACCACAGGCTCTAACCACTGCCTCTATTACCCAGGAAGAACCAACATGTTTTAGTCAGGCCAATAAATTACCTGAGTGGCGTGCTGCTATGGCAGAAGAGTTTAATGCTCTACTGCGTAATGGGACTTGGTCCCTAGTTCCAAGAGATCCTGCTATGAATTTGATTGGGTGTAAATGGGTTTATCGAATTAAACGCAAGGCTGATGGGTCTTTGGAGCGCTACAAGGCGCGCCTTGTCGCAAAAGGCTTTCACCAACAGGAAGGCCTGAATTATTTGGAGACATTTAGCCCAGTTGTGAAACCAACCACAATTCGGACTATTCTGGCCGTTGCAGTGGCCCATGACTGACCCATCAGGCAACTGGACATGAACAATGCTTTTTTACATGGTTTGCTCGCTGAAAATGTGTATATAACTCAACCACCAGGGTTCGTGGATTCATCTCTTCCGCATCATGTTTGTAAACTCCAATGCTCcctatatggcctcaaacaagcTCCACGAGCTTGGTTTCACAGGTTGTCCAATTTTTTGATTGATATGGGGTTCACTGCATCCAAGGCTGACCCTTCTTTGTTCATATTTCATCAAGGGGGTATCCTGATATACTTCTtgatctatgttgatgacataataGTCACAGGTAATACCCCATCGCAAGTCAGCAGCATTCTTGGACATCTGGCAACAGAGTTTTCCATCAAGGATTTAGGCCCTCTTCACTTCTTCTTGGGAATCGAAGTAACGAAGCATCCCAAGGGTCTAGTACTTTCCCAGTCCAGGTACATTACAGACCTATTGACTAGGGCCGGCATGAAGGACTAGGGCCGGTATGAAGGACTGTAAACCCATTCAAACACCAATGGCTACCTCCTTTACTGAACCAGGGGTGTACTCATGACAGATGCCACTAAATACAGGTCAATTGTTGGGGCTCTCCAGTATGTCACATTGACTAGACCAGATGTTGCGTTTACAGTAAACCGAGTATGTCAACACATGCACAATCCCACTGAGGACCACTGGACCCAAGTCAAGAGAATCCTACGGTATCTCAAGGCCACTACCACTCATGGGCTACTTCTAGAACGGTCTAGCAACTTGACATTACAGGCattcactgatgcagattgggctagGAACAGCTCTGATCGCAGGTCCACTGGTGGATATGCAATTTTTCTAGGCCCATGTCTGATCTCCTGGGCCTCACGGAAATAGAAGACGGTTGCCAGATCATCAATGGAGTCTGAATACAAAGCACTAGTTGATGCCTCTGCCGAGCTCATTTGGTTGGAGGCTCTACTTAAGGAGCTTCAGTTTCCAATTCGCAGGCCCCCAATattgtggtgtgacaacatcGGGGCCACGTACTTGTCGGCTAACCCAGTGTTCCATACTCGTACCAAACACATCGAGATTGACTTTCACTTTGTACGAGAACAAGTAGCAAATAGACAACTTTCGGTTCAATTCATCTCTACCTTtgatcaactagctgatgttTTGACTAAAGCCCTATCAAAGGCTCGATTTCAATTGATGCGGGACAAGCTGAAGGTTTAGTCacctccaccttgagggggtgtattgaccgaATATTGAGTTTACTCTCAATATTCGGTTTTCTCTCATTTCCATATAGATATTATCACGTGTGCACTCCTTACCATCTttgtattatcacatgtgcaTTGCATAGTTTGCATATCTTATCCTTTGTAATCTTTGCATATCTTCATATCATATATCTTGTAATCTTTGCATATCATATCTCCATGCATATCTCTTGTAATCCTCCTTGTATcccctattatcacatgtgataatagactAGGATATCTCCATACCATACATAGAATCATGGATGTACAAATACGTTTGATCCTCCATAGAGAGGTGGTAATGCAATACACAATATTCTATCCTAACAATATATTCATTTAGGTTAGTTAGAACTGTTTTCTCTGAACTATTCACGTTATAAAATATTCACAAATGATATCTGTGAAAATCCGTGTGAAATATTCATGTTATGTATCATTGTTTGTCCGTGTAAAAAATTCACGTTATGTATCATCATTTGTACTTAAATTCACACCAAATGTAACCAAACTTTCAGGTATTACCTACTATTCTTTGTGCatgttcttgttttttattattaattatagtTGGATCATAGTTATTGTACAAATAAGTGAAGATGTTTTTCTAAATTCTTATTTTGCAGGTCTGGCTTTTTCTATGTGTCTTCTTAATGGCTACTAGCCTTAGGATGTATGCAACTTGTCAACAACTTCAGGCTCCTGCTGCTACTTCCCTTCCTTAATCCCTcgtttttgtgttttcttttagttttggTTTATTAAGCAATTTATAGGATCTATTTGTGCAAGTGGCAATTGAACAGTTCAATGAGAATCcgttaccttgatttacatAACTCCTATATATCATCTTATGGAGAAGGGATTTCTGCAAGTTGGTCGGAAAGTTAATTTGTTGGGCaaatcctcttctcttcttggcTGGCAGGGAAGAGTATTGTGTCATGTgctggataatttttttttttttttgtttctctaatAATCTTTGAGAGAGCAAAATCTGTTGTCCTTTAAATCAGTTTGCTGAGTACCATCTTGTTTGCTTGGATCAGATGACTGTCGTGGGCCAAATTAGTAAATTCTGCATAAATCAAGTCTGATATTGAGTTACATGCTTTTAGGCCTATTTAATCTCAACATTGTTCTtaagttattaattttttgtttacaatTAACTACCTCCAATGTTGAAATGAGTTGTGTTGCCTGCTCTGATTATGTCAATGTGTACGGCATTTATGTTGTTGTATGTATCTAAATCATACCCAATGTTTCTGCCATGGTTCTACAGAAGGTGTCTTCATGTTTGCGAACATACATATGCTAGCTACCTCTTGTTAGGATTTGTGGAATTGGAACACCCATTGCTAATAGGATGCTTTGAAGACATGAGCAAATTGGGTAGATTGACAAGACCCGGCTGTTCTTCACAACTCTGTCTTCCACACACATGAGGTCCATTAAGTTCCTACTGATCATGTGAACTGCAATTGTTAGGTTTTGATAAGGACCAAGCATTGCTCAAGCTCCTACATCGCTAACAACAATTCTCGCAACTTTCAAGCTACTACATTGGAATTTTGAGGTGAATTGCCTCCAAATTAGCTCCTTTCATTTCTATGCATGCTAACAGGTTGCTTTCAGAAGCAATCTTTCTTAAATCATAATAATTGCAAGTCCTTAGGAAATTGTAAGTATGATTCCTCATAAATTTAACTTCTGGTTGGtgtatgatgattgtgaattgGTGATTCATTAAGTTTAGTAAACCCACTCCAcccctccaattttttttgtcgCCTAACTCATACAGACATGATTGGGTCCATTGTGAAATAGTAAGAAGGTAAGTAACTAGAGGTTTACATATGAGGTTTACTTATCCTTACTGTAGATTTGCAGCTTTGAACAGAATCAAACACATATCACCTGAGAACTATCTAGGCTCAATACTACTTTTGAATTGTGCCATAtattttttcccataattttattgGCTTTTGATTGTTAGGACATTGCATGATCAATTCTTCATCTGATGCTTTGCAAGCCAAATGGTTGTGGCAATGCTGCTTtagtttcttatatttttttttttctcttaatatCCAGTCTAGACAGTGTAATTTGAAATGGGAAGTAAAGGTCGTACTCCATCTCATCATCTAAGACCGCTCTTAGCCTCCTCCACATATCATGGAACAGAAGCTTGCAAAACAAGAAGTTGAGATGCAAACTCTTGCAATAGAGAACCGAAGGCTTGTTGTTACCCATACAGATCTAAGACAAGAAATTGCTGCCGCACAGTAGGAGTTGGAAAGATTGCAAGAACGGGATTCTGAAAAGACAGCTTCTGGCCAAATATGTATAAGTATGAAAGTAACCAATATCGAtaagccatttttttttctaagagaAGAGCCTAAGACCATTTTATCACtatttgttaccatggatggGTAAGTAATATAGGGCATTGGTTTGAGGAGAAAGCATATATTGAAGCATTAGTATAGCTTGTGATACAATTGTTTTTcctacaaaattaaaataaaacatgtGCCCTTAAATCTTGCTATACAGACTAAGTATTTACGCAAATATTGAATCTATGTCAAGATGATCTTTTATTGGAAactgttctttttttcttttttggttcctATCATCATGTTTTACACATAGAGTAGCTCTTGCTTGTAGCAGTCCTTATTTAAACTATCAATAGTCATCagttagctctctctctctctctctctctctctctctctctctcttcctaatATAAGACCACACgtgcatgtatatatatatgttatactattatataaaagcacgttgtggcaaatATTTCAATTACCTATTCTATCCTagcttcattcttatctaaaattccattcttcaattcttaatttttatgtcattctttcttataatttcataatcttaggtaccctttgtattaattattgtttttaattagtggcaaattttcagttacctattctaccctacattcttatctaaaattccattcttcaaatcttaatctttatgtcattctttcttataatttcataactttaggtacccttagtattaattattgtttttaattaatattaatattaataatatttattattatttaaagcaaatctttcaattacctcttttatccttcattcttatctaaaatttcaattttctattcttaatctataggtcattcatatttataatttcataatctt
This window encodes:
- the LOC122650838 gene encoding probable polygalacturonase encodes the protein MNLMFSDSADKMCIEDSNSRVGPDAIALKSGWDEYGIAYGKSTRNVHIKGAYLQVSTGSALSFGSEMSGGISGIVLGGLHIQNSFTGISFKTTNCRRGYMKDIISYLEMVIVNMALKATSQFGSHPDDKFDPNALPVINHIT
- the LOC122650839 gene encoding uncharacterized mitochondrial protein AtMg00820-like, whose product is MTLRTSTRSIPQALTTASITQEEPTCFSQANKLPEWRAAMAEEFNALLRNGTWSLVPRDPAMNLIGCKWVYRIKRKADGSLERYKARLVAKGFHQQEGLNYLETFSPVVKPTTIRTILAVAVAHD